In one Lolium rigidum isolate FL_2022 chromosome 3, APGP_CSIRO_Lrig_0.1, whole genome shotgun sequence genomic region, the following are encoded:
- the LOC124704464 gene encoding WPP domain-associated protein-like: MEAIQPTSDPIAKVLSDRMNPLLNGSTIPDGWSVTSEDSLTPRLLSVKSNSSTESYFGGSGRALSRSSRHISAPNAENNYMEYLDLMKLEVDSQLDKLKGDVTGLENYALPDSVYIIGTHLGMSLDVMLIEIDERFNALKLLLGVVFRQAREMVDLSNPSVTDLQWEHELQLEIISITIGECITGLQEELERKLYEQISVTNTMSKNWQEAVAQFAAMREDLSALSKLLFPSVPESHISHSKSEGSGKSSRWKYNIFGKKTKEDHASSRTEGSKSFRKQKSMVISEKSDFRHLNAMTKEETISYFKSEISKLKRVHESALLEKTEEIFKLKREKGSLALQNDVEFEPLRKKIPQIIARMDQIISKNIKAPGFLTTHHELDEKSRFSSRIDSLYYDNQHLRGLLADNMKDVKELSSQLSEASRGMSLQLSSEEELLRQIEKCKEEWEDLRIESDLRDGLYSTVTRSLLDDSMNNMHDASLSFDAKLSSLEAVVSENEKALRSSNDENRKLREKLSDLEEECLFQEHQDDPEVIKQESALNFDAKLSSLEAVISEKESALRLSNEENRKLNEKLAELEKVCLFQGHQEDPEIIKQESAEMILRDIEVEPQTSPGRSHETPKQDLQYDELLKLNGSNMDYDGALTKNGQEKQLECILVSIMKLSKEFVQIEQKISTERTENRSEDLSDHCSHMVKQAVVLTKIGLWYKQMLEERRSELQKAEAKVVILGDKVNSHLSLLEKIYVTLDHYSPTLQKHPGLLDAFLKTCKLVAGLRSRHDEDETT; the protein is encoded by the exons atggaggcgatCCAGCCTACCAGCGATCCGATCGccaag GTGTTGAGCGACAGAATGAACCCTCTGCTCAACGGATCGACCATCCCCGACGGCTGGTCTGTGACATCCGAAGATTCGCTGACACCGAGGTTGCTGTCCGTCAAGTCCAACTCCAGCACCGAGAGCTACTTTGGAGGCTCTGGAAGAGCGCTGTCACGATCAAGTCGACACATTTCCGCCCCAAATGCGGAGAACAACTACATGGAGTACTTGGATCTGATGAAACTGGAAGTCGATTCGCAGCTCGATAAGCTCAAGGGGGACGTGACAGGTCTGGAGAACTATGCCTTGCCAGACAGTGTCTACATAATCGGCACGCACCTGGGCATGTCTCTTGATGTGATGCTGATCGAGATAGATGAGAGGTTCAATGCGCTCAAGCTGCTGCTGGGCGTCGTGTTCCGGCAAGCTAGGGAGATGGTTGACCTGAGTAACCCGTCCGTTACTGATCTCCAGTGGGAGCACGAGTTGCAGTTGGAAATCATCAGCATTACCATCGGAGAATGCATTACTGGCTTGCAGGAGGAGCTAGAGAGGAAGCTGTATGAGCAAATTTCTGTCACAAACACCATGAGTAAGAACTGGCAGGAAGCAGTAGCGCAGTTTGCCGCGATGCGTGAAGACCTGAGTGCTCTTTCTAAGCTGCTGTTTCCTTCAGTACCAGAATCACATATTTCTCACAGTAAGAGTGAAGGTTCAGGTAAGAGTAGTAGGTGGAAGTACAATATATTCGGGAAGAAAACAAAGGAGGATCATGCTTCATCCCGCACCGAGGGAAGCAAGAGTTTCAGGAAACAGAAGTCCATGGTTATCTCAGAGAAATCTGACTTCCGCCATTTGAATGCTATGACGAAGGAAGAAACAATAAGCTATTTTAAGTCTGAGATAAGCAAGTTGAAGAGAGTGCATGAATCAGCCTTGCTAGAAAAGACGGAAGAGATCTTCAAACTGAAACGGGAGAAGGGGTCTCTTGCTCTTCAGAATGATGTGGAGTTTGAACCTTTAAGAAAGAAAATTCCACAGATCATCGCTAGAATGGACCAAATCATTTCCAAGAATATAAAGGCACCCGGATTTCTCACCACTCATCATGAACTCGATGAAAAGAGCAGATTTTCAAGCAGAATTGATTCTTTATACTACGACAATCAGCATCTTAGAGGTTTGCTTGCAGATAATATGAAGGATGTCAAGGAATTGTCATCTCAGCTGTCTGAAGCCAGTAGAGGCATGTCTCTTCAGTTATCTTCAGAAGAAGAGCTCTTGAGGCAAATTGAGAAATGTAAAGAAGAGTGGGAGGACCTCCGAATTGAAAGTGATCTAAGGGATGGGCTATACTCTACTGTTACAAGAAGTTTACTTGATGATTCTATGAACAACATGCATGATGCTTCACTGAGCTTTGATGCAAAACTGTCTTCACTTGAAGCTGTGGTCTCTGAAAATGAGAAGGCTTTGCGTTCGTCAAATGACGAAAATCGGAAGTTAAGGGAGAAGTTATCAGATCTAGAGGAAGAGTGTTTGTTCCAAGAGCATCAGGATGATCCAGAAGTCATCAAACAAGAGAGTGCACTGAATTTTGATGCAAAACTGTCTTCACTTGAGGCTGTGATCTCTGAAAAGGAGAGTGCTTTGCGTTTGTCGAATGAAGAAAATCGGAAATTAAATGAGAAGCTAGCAGAGCTAGAGAAAGTGTGTTTGTTCCAAGGGCATCAGGAAGATCCAGAAATCATCAAGCAAGAGAGTGCCGAAATGATTCTGCGTGATATTGAGGTGGAGCCTCAAACATCACCAGGAAGATCACATGAGACTCCAAAGCAAGATTTGCAGTATGATGAACTTCTCAAACTGAACGGCTCAAATATGGACTATGATGGTGCTCTCACTAAGAATGGGCAAGAAAAGCAATTGGAGTGCATTTTGGTATCTATCATGAAGTTGTCAAAGGAGTTTGTGCAAATTGAGCAAAAAATTTCAACGGAAAGAACTGAAAACAG ATCAGAGGATTTGAGTGATCATTGCAGCCACATGGTCAAACAAGCCGTAGTACTAACAAAAATAGGCCTCTGGTACAAACaaatgcttgaagaaaggcgttcTGAGCTCCAAAAGGCTGAAGCTAAG GTTGTCATTTTGGGTGACAAGGTTAATTCACATTTGAGTCTTCTCGAGAAAATATATGTAACTCTTGATCACTACTCTCCCACATTGCAGAAACATCCGGGG TTACTGGATGCTTTCTTGAAGACATGCAAGCTTGTGGCGGGTTTGAGAAGTAGACATGATGAAGATGAAACAACATAG